The Immundisolibacter sp. genome includes a region encoding these proteins:
- a CDS encoding response regulator transcription factor, with amino-acid sequence MRALVVEDDVALREQLVGGLVGAGFVVDSAGDGMEAEYYGLEFPYDVAVIDLGLPRRDGMAVIRRLRARGSRYPILILTARDNWQDKVAGLDAGADDYLVKPFEMAELIARLRALIRRTAGWADSVIACPPLRLDTRERRAYIDDTELDLTAYEYQVLEYLILHAGEVVSKTELTEHLYPDDASRDSNVLEVFIRRLRQKLDPDERLNPIETLRGRGYRLALRRA; translated from the coding sequence ATGCGTGCCCTGGTGGTCGAGGACGACGTCGCGCTGCGCGAGCAACTGGTCGGTGGCCTGGTCGGGGCCGGCTTCGTGGTCGACAGCGCCGGCGACGGCATGGAGGCCGAGTACTACGGCCTGGAATTTCCCTACGACGTGGCGGTCATCGACCTTGGCCTGCCGCGGCGCGACGGCATGGCCGTTATCCGCCGCCTGCGTGCGCGCGGCAGCCGCTACCCGATCCTGATCCTGACCGCCCGCGACAACTGGCAGGACAAGGTGGCCGGCCTGGATGCCGGCGCCGACGATTACCTGGTCAAGCCCTTCGAGATGGCGGAGCTGATTGCCCGCCTGCGGGCGCTGATCCGACGCACCGCCGGCTGGGCCGACAGCGTCATCGCCTGCCCGCCGCTGCGGCTCGACACCCGCGAGCGGCGCGCCTACATCGACGACACCGAGCTCGACCTGACCGCCTACGAATACCAGGTGCTCGAGTACCTGATCCTGCATGCCGGCGAGGTGGTGTCCAAGACCGAGCTGACCGAACACCTGTACCCGGACGACGCCAGCCGCGACAGCAACGTGCTGGAAGTGTTCATCCGCCGTCTGCGCCAGAAGCTCGATCCGGACGAGCGCCTGAACCCGATCGAAACCCTGCGCGGGCGCGGCTACCGGCTGGCACTGCGCCGGGCCTGA
- a CDS encoding glycine zipper 2TM domain-containing protein, with protein sequence MKLAPLLLILPLSAGCASNAAAGYRGDRDHYYVDARVVHVEPMYRTVRVEQPRRECWDEEVYVERPGYRSHTGVILGGIVGGVLGHELGGRHHEGIATAAGTVLGASVGRDLSNRRRSDEGYYTSRERCEVRREYTSEQRIDGYRVTYAYAGREHVTITDYEPGDRIRVRVAVQPQDDY encoded by the coding sequence ATGAAACTGGCACCACTGCTCCTGATCCTGCCCCTGTCTGCCGGCTGCGCCAGCAATGCCGCGGCCGGCTATCGGGGCGACCGTGACCACTACTACGTGGACGCCCGGGTGGTTCACGTCGAACCCATGTACCGCACGGTGCGCGTGGAGCAACCGCGGCGCGAGTGCTGGGACGAGGAGGTGTACGTCGAGCGGCCCGGTTATCGCTCGCACACCGGCGTCATCCTGGGCGGCATCGTCGGCGGCGTGCTGGGGCACGAGCTTGGCGGGCGTCACCACGAAGGGATAGCGACCGCCGCCGGCACGGTGCTGGGCGCTTCGGTGGGACGCGACCTGAGCAACCGGCGCCGCAGCGACGAGGGCTACTACACCTCGCGCGAACGCTGCGAGGTACGCCGCGAGTACACTTCCGAGCAGCGCATTGACGGCTACCGGGTGACCTACGCCTACGCCGGCCGCGAACACGTGACCATCACCGACTACGAGCCCGGTGACCGAATCCGCGTGCGCGTGGCGGTGCAGCCACAGGATGACTACTGA
- a CDS encoding M48 family metallopeptidase, whose protein sequence is MMLKRLFVLLPLAVLAACTTSPLGRSQLQLFSDADLSQMGLAAYDDIRKKQPTDANPAANAYVRCVADAITAVVPGNGQSWQVTLFRDDSANAFALPGGKIGVNSGLLKVATNQDQLATVVGHEVAHVLARHSGERLSNQAVVDTGLQAAQAISGSMSPAKQQLMGLLGVGAQVGVLLPFSRTQESEADLLGLDLMARAGFDPRQSVALWQNMERANSGGPPVFLSTHPSSGGRIEALQNRLPQALELYQQARAQGRKPACRAP, encoded by the coding sequence ATGATGCTCAAGCGTTTGTTTGTCCTGCTGCCCCTGGCCGTGCTGGCCGCCTGTACCACCTCGCCGCTGGGTCGCAGCCAGCTGCAGTTGTTCTCGGACGCGGACCTGTCGCAGATGGGCCTGGCCGCCTACGACGACATCCGGAAAAAACAGCCCACCGACGCCAATCCGGCAGCCAACGCCTACGTACGCTGCGTGGCCGATGCCATCACCGCGGTGGTGCCGGGCAACGGCCAGTCCTGGCAGGTGACGCTGTTTCGGGACGACTCGGCCAACGCCTTCGCGCTGCCGGGCGGCAAGATCGGCGTCAACAGCGGCCTTCTGAAAGTCGCAACCAACCAGGATCAACTGGCCACGGTGGTCGGCCACGAGGTGGCGCACGTGCTGGCCCGCCATTCCGGCGAGCGGCTGTCGAACCAGGCCGTCGTGGACACCGGCCTGCAGGCGGCGCAGGCCATCAGCGGCAGCATGTCGCCGGCCAAGCAGCAGCTGATGGGCCTGCTCGGCGTCGGCGCGCAGGTCGGCGTGCTGCTGCCGTTCTCGCGCACGCAGGAGAGCGAGGCCGATCTGCTGGGCCTGGACCTGATGGCGCGCGCCGGCTTCGATCCGCGGCAAAGCGTCGCCCTGTGGCAGAACATGGAGCGCGCCAACAGCGGCGGGCCGCCGGTCTTTCTGTCCACCCACCCCTCGTCTGGTGGCCGTATCGAGGCGCTGCAAAACCGTCTGCCGCAGGCGCTGGAGCTGTACCAGCAGGCACGGGCCCAGGGTCGCAAGCCGGCCTGCCGGGCGCCCTGA
- a CDS encoding GMC family oxidoreductase N-terminal domain-containing protein — MDADFIIVGAGSAGCVLANRLTASGRHSVLLLEAGKDDNSLIVRMPKGFGKLLFDQHHVRRFDTEPEPGNGNASESWPRGRMLGGSSAVNGMFYTRGQPQDFDDWAAAGNPGWAWADIAPCFKAMEDHELGADEVRGAGGPLHISNHPNPHPLCDAAIAAGSRLGLTVKNDLNRPEQEGIGYVQFTIRNGRREDAATAFLRPVMNRSNLRVVTGFLAGRVLFEGTRAVGIAGTLNGQPQEYRCGREVILAGGTLQSPQLLQLSGIGPAQQLSDLGIHVVSDLPGVGQNLREHRMMMVQFRLREPISLNGQFGGWRLGRNLVRYLLTRKGLMATGSHDVVAFVRSTPDLTRPDVELVMAPFSLKPGRMSMAFEQAHGMQIFGYQLRPQSQGSVMISSRDPAAAPRIQSGFFTDAGDRQMSGRILRYIRNLAAQSPLAEKLVEETSPGAQVQTDQDALAFHSEFGGPVAHPAGTCKMGWDPLAVVDARLRVHGVTGLRVIDCSIMPTLVSAHTNAATMAIAWRGAQLIEEDLAAR, encoded by the coding sequence TTGGACGCAGATTTCATCATCGTGGGCGCGGGTTCGGCCGGCTGCGTGCTGGCCAACCGGCTGACCGCCAGCGGCCGGCACAGCGTGCTGCTGCTGGAGGCCGGCAAGGACGACAACAGCCTGATCGTGCGCATGCCCAAGGGCTTCGGCAAGCTGCTGTTCGACCAGCACCACGTGCGCCGCTTCGACACCGAGCCGGAGCCGGGCAACGGCAACGCGTCCGAATCCTGGCCGCGCGGGCGCATGCTGGGCGGCTCCAGCGCCGTCAACGGCATGTTCTACACCCGCGGCCAGCCGCAGGATTTCGACGACTGGGCGGCGGCCGGCAACCCCGGCTGGGCCTGGGCCGACATCGCGCCCTGCTTCAAGGCCATGGAGGACCACGAACTGGGCGCCGACGAGGTGCGCGGCGCCGGTGGCCCGCTGCACATCAGCAATCACCCGAACCCGCACCCGTTGTGCGACGCCGCCATCGCCGCCGGCAGCCGGCTGGGCCTTACGGTCAAGAACGACCTGAACCGGCCCGAGCAGGAAGGCATCGGCTACGTGCAGTTCACCATCCGCAACGGCCGCCGCGAGGACGCCGCAACGGCCTTCCTGCGCCCGGTCATGAACCGTTCGAACCTGCGCGTGGTGACCGGCTTTCTGGCCGGGCGGGTGCTGTTCGAAGGCACGCGCGCGGTGGGCATCGCCGGCACGCTCAACGGCCAGCCGCAGGAATACCGCTGCGGCAGGGAAGTGATTCTGGCCGGCGGCACGCTGCAATCGCCGCAGCTGCTGCAGCTGTCCGGCATCGGCCCGGCGCAGCAGCTTTCCGACCTGGGCATCCATGTGGTCAGCGACCTGCCGGGCGTAGGCCAGAACCTGCGCGAGCACCGCATGATGATGGTGCAGTTTCGCCTGCGCGAGCCGATCAGCCTGAACGGCCAGTTCGGCGGCTGGCGCCTGGGCCGCAACCTCGTCCGGTACCTGCTCACGCGCAAGGGCCTGATGGCCACCGGCTCGCATGACGTGGTGGCCTTCGTGCGCAGCACGCCGGACCTGACCCGGCCGGACGTGGAGCTGGTCATGGCACCGTTCTCGCTCAAGCCCGGCAGGATGTCGATGGCCTTCGAGCAGGCCCACGGCATGCAGATCTTCGGCTACCAGCTGCGCCCGCAAAGCCAGGGCAGCGTGATGATCAGCAGCCGTGATCCGGCCGCCGCGCCGCGCATCCAGTCCGGCTTCTTTACCGATGCCGGCGACCGCCAGATGAGCGGGCGCATCCTGCGCTACATCCGCAATCTGGCCGCCCAGTCACCGCTGGCCGAGAAACTGGTCGAGGAAACCAGCCCCGGCGCACAGGTGCAGACCGATCAGGACGCGCTGGCCTTCCACAGCGAGTTCGGCGGCCCGGTGGCCCACCCGGCCGGCACCTGCAAGATGGGTTGGGACCCGCTGGCGGTGGTCGACGCGCGCCTGCGCGTGCATGGCGTCACCGGCCTGCGGGTGATCGACTGTTCGATCATGCCGACCCTGGTATCGGCGCACACCAATGCGGCGACGATGGCGATCGCCTGGCGCGGCGCGCAATTGATCGAGGAGGATCTGGCGGCTCGGTGA
- a CDS encoding NAD(P)-dependent oxidoreductase, whose translation MDSLYGKTLFITGASRGIGKAIALRAAEDGANIVIAAKTSQPHPRLPGTIHTAAQEIEDAGGRALPLVMDVRNAEAVEAAVAQAVAHFGGIDILVNNASAISLTGTLDTPVKRFDLMMDVNLRGTWLASRTCLPHLLRAENPHILVLSPPLNLEPRWLAPHPAYTTSKYGMSLCMLGLAEEFRERGVAVNALWPRTVIATAAIDLLPDVDPAACRRPEIVADAAHWILTRPSRDVSGNFYIDEAVLAQAGVTDFDRYAVDPAREPLLDLFLD comes from the coding sequence ATGGACAGCCTGTACGGAAAAACGCTTTTCATCACCGGCGCCAGCCGCGGCATCGGCAAGGCGATCGCGCTGCGCGCCGCCGAGGACGGTGCCAACATCGTCATCGCCGCCAAGACCAGCCAGCCGCACCCCAGGCTGCCGGGCACCATCCACACGGCGGCGCAGGAAATCGAGGACGCCGGCGGGCGTGCCCTGCCGCTGGTCATGGACGTGCGCAACGCGGAGGCCGTGGAAGCCGCCGTGGCGCAGGCCGTGGCGCACTTCGGCGGCATCGACATCCTGGTCAACAACGCGTCCGCCATCAGCCTGACCGGCACGCTGGACACGCCGGTCAAGCGCTTCGACCTGATGATGGACGTGAACCTGCGCGGCACCTGGCTGGCGTCGCGTACCTGCCTGCCGCACCTGCTGCGGGCCGAGAACCCGCACATCCTGGTGCTGTCGCCGCCGCTGAATCTGGAGCCGCGCTGGCTGGCGCCGCACCCGGCCTACACCACCAGCAAGTACGGCATGAGCCTGTGCATGCTCGGCCTGGCGGAGGAGTTTCGCGAGCGCGGCGTGGCCGTCAACGCTCTGTGGCCGCGCACGGTGATCGCGACGGCCGCCATCGACCTGCTGCCGGACGTCGACCCGGCCGCCTGCCGGCGACCGGAGATCGTGGCCGACGCCGCGCACTGGATCCTGACCCGGCCCAGCCGCGACGTAAGCGGCAATTTCTACATCGACGAAGCCGTGCTGGCGCAGGCCGGCGTGACCGACTTTGACCGCTACGCCGTGGACCCGGCCCGCGAGCCGCTGCTGGATCTGTTCCTGGACTGA
- a CDS encoding DMT family transporter, protein MTALRRALPYLWLNLACVFWAGNMVIGRALRDYLGPGLIVSLRGAMSLVVLAVLLRFLRRDDEPPLREDFWRLCFMAFSGVAGFQGVFYLGLRYTDAINAALMNAAGPLVALALAYLVLRAVVRPVQWFGALLSLAGIGVILSAGSLERLARLHFNGGDLLLLGSMVLWGAYSIAGRAVMRRRSVLSVTVLTSALSLLMVAPWGLWEFATTEPRFTPWVWQALAFIAVFVGVGALLAWNAGVKAVGASEAMAFMNMTPVYTVALSTLLLHEPMRSYQLAGAVLVVGGSLLAALGPQWLQRLRRAPATESS, encoded by the coding sequence ATGACCGCGCTGCGCCGCGCCCTGCCCTACCTGTGGCTGAACCTGGCCTGCGTGTTCTGGGCCGGCAACATGGTGATCGGCCGGGCACTGCGCGACTACCTCGGGCCTGGGCTGATCGTGAGCCTGCGCGGCGCGATGTCGCTGGTGGTGCTGGCGGTGCTGCTGCGCTTCCTGCGCCGCGACGACGAACCGCCGCTGCGCGAGGACTTCTGGCGCCTGTGCTTCATGGCCTTCAGCGGCGTGGCCGGCTTTCAGGGCGTGTTCTACCTGGGCCTGCGCTACACGGACGCCATCAACGCCGCGCTGATGAATGCCGCAGGTCCGCTGGTGGCACTGGCGCTGGCCTATCTGGTGCTGCGCGCGGTGGTGCGCCCGGTGCAGTGGTTCGGGGCGCTGCTGTCACTGGCCGGCATTGGCGTGATCCTATCGGCCGGCAGCCTCGAGCGGCTCGCCAGGCTGCACTTCAACGGCGGCGATCTGCTGCTGCTCGGCTCTATGGTGCTGTGGGGCGCCTACTCGATCGCCGGACGCGCGGTGATGCGCCGCCGCTCGGTGCTGTCGGTGACCGTCCTCACGTCGGCACTGTCGCTGCTGATGGTCGCGCCCTGGGGCCTTTGGGAATTCGCCACCACCGAGCCACGGTTCACGCCGTGGGTGTGGCAGGCGCTGGCCTTCATCGCCGTGTTCGTCGGCGTCGGCGCCCTGCTGGCGTGGAACGCCGGCGTCAAGGCGGTCGGCGCGTCCGAGGCCATGGCCTTCATGAACATGACGCCCGTCTACACTGTCGCCCTGTCGACCCTGCTGCTGCACGAACCGATGCGCAGCTATCAGCTTGCCGGCGCGGTGCTGGTGGTCGGCGGCAGCCTGCTGGCGGCGCTTGGACCCCAGTGGCTGCAGCGCCTGCGGCGCGCGCCGGCCACCGAATCGAGTTGA
- a CDS encoding homoserine kinase: MSVYTRVEAAEVAAFLRDYAVGELLDLQGIADGIENTNYFVTTRGGRFVLTLFERHAEVELEYFLELMVTLADHGLACPRPIMADDGSYLRRLAQRPAALVERLPGKAVNEPSVAQCAAVGEALGRIHRIGRHVHRRRSNERGPAWWRVTADALRGVLQADTMALIDAEIAFQAAFDTQHLPRGVIHADLFRDNVLFEGERLSGVIDFYAACNDILLYDLAICLNDWCVVPDGDFDDARARAFVAAYVSGRPPVAGEAAALPAMLRAAALRFWLSRLYDLHFPRAGEITHVKDPGHFERILRLRIAQPQRTARLWPA; encoded by the coding sequence GTGTCGGTATACACCCGGGTCGAGGCGGCCGAAGTCGCGGCGTTCCTGCGCGATTACGCGGTCGGTGAGCTGCTGGACCTGCAGGGCATCGCCGACGGCATCGAGAACACCAACTACTTCGTCACCACGCGCGGCGGGCGCTTCGTGCTGACGCTGTTCGAGCGCCATGCCGAGGTGGAGCTCGAATATTTCCTGGAGCTGATGGTCACCCTGGCCGACCACGGCCTGGCCTGCCCGCGGCCGATCATGGCCGACGACGGCAGTTATTTGCGCCGCCTGGCGCAGCGGCCGGCGGCGCTGGTCGAGCGCCTGCCCGGCAAGGCGGTAAACGAGCCGTCGGTGGCGCAGTGCGCGGCGGTCGGCGAGGCCCTGGGGCGCATCCACCGCATCGGCCGCCACGTGCACCGGCGCCGCAGCAACGAACGCGGCCCGGCCTGGTGGCGGGTGACCGCCGACGCCCTGCGCGGCGTGCTGCAGGCCGACACCATGGCGCTGATCGACGCCGAGATCGCCTTCCAGGCGGCCTTCGACACCCAGCACCTGCCCCGCGGGGTGATCCACGCCGACCTGTTTCGCGACAACGTGTTGTTCGAGGGCGAGCGCCTGTCCGGCGTGATCGACTTCTACGCCGCCTGCAACGACATCCTGCTGTACGACCTGGCCATCTGCCTGAACGACTGGTGCGTGGTGCCGGACGGCGACTTCGACGACGCCCGGGCGCGCGCCTTCGTGGCCGCCTACGTCAGCGGTCGCCCGCCGGTGGCCGGCGAGGCGGCGGCGCTGCCGGCGATGTTGCGCGCGGCGGCGCTGCGCTTCTGGCTGTCGCGCCTGTACGACCTGCATTTCCCGCGCGCCGGCGAAATCACCCACGTCAAGGATCCGGGCCACTTCGAGCGCATCCTGCGCCTGCGCATCGCGCAGCCGCAGCGCACTGCCCGGCTGTGGCCGGCCTGA
- a CDS encoding DUF2782 domain-containing protein yields MRRMLLIGLLLAAAAQAAEDGPPPGSEVLPELQVERRDDAPPAGSEVPPELQVAPQEGEAPSPEVTIKRDGKDTREEYSINGRVYMVKVKPAVGPAYYLVDPTGQGEFSQQINDVKNPPPVPRWVLLRW; encoded by the coding sequence ATGCGCCGCATGCTGCTTATCGGTCTTCTGCTGGCCGCAGCGGCGCAGGCCGCCGAGGATGGCCCACCGCCCGGCAGCGAAGTCCTGCCGGAGCTGCAGGTCGAGCGTCGCGACGACGCCCCGCCGGCCGGCAGCGAGGTGCCGCCCGAGCTGCAGGTGGCGCCGCAGGAGGGCGAGGCGCCCTCGCCCGAGGTCACCATCAAGCGCGACGGCAAGGACACGCGCGAGGAGTACTCGATCAACGGCCGCGTGTATATGGTCAAGGTCAAGCCGGCCGTCGGCCCCGCCTATTACCTGGTCGATCCGACCGGCCAGGGCGAGTTCAGCCAGCAGATCAACGACGTCAAGAACCCGCCCCCGGTGCCGCGCTGGGTGCTGCTGCGCTGGTAG
- the polA gene encoding DNA polymerase I, whose translation MSESPLVVLVDGSSYLFRAFHALPPLTNSQGQPTGVTYGVINMLRRLERDYPDAHIAVVFDAKGPTFRHESFADYKANRPPMPPDLAVQIGPTQELVRALGLPLLVIDGVEADDVIGTLARRAASRGEQVLISTADKDLAQLVDGRVRLVNTMSNTVLDVAGVREKFGVPPELIADFLALTGDTVDNIPGVPKVGPKTAAKWLTDYGSLDGVIAHAGDIGGKVGENLRATLGQLPLYRELATVRCDVPLDIDPDNLNRGAPDVDTLRRLFTQLEFRSWLKELDGGSVGGQALPATDKTKPEAPAVAAAQVIDREAYETVLDETALERWCERLAAAEAFSFDLETDRLDAITAQIVGLSFAVAPGEAAYVPVGHDYPGAADQLARDAVLARLKPLLEAESPRKIGQGFKFDYTVLARYGITPAGPAFDTMLESYVLDSTASRHDMDTLSAKHLGHATIAFKDVAGSGKNQLSFNQVDIETATRYAAEDADVTLRLHRHFWPQIEAEPALRRVFEQIEMPLLPVLSRIERHGVLIDAALLRAQSGELAAAMQRLEAEAHELAGHPFNLGSPLQIQQVLYEEQKLPVLGRTPTKQPSTAEDVLHELALHYPLPRVILEHRGLSKLRSTYTDKLPQQVNPATGRVHTSYHQAVASTGRLSSSDPNLQNIPVRTAEGRRIRQAFIAPPGCVLLSADYSQIELRIMAHLSGDEGLVKAFAQGLDVHRATAGEIFGLAPEAVGSEQRRAAKAINFGLIYGMSAFGLAQQLGIDRGAAQRYVDQYFERYPGVRAYMDATRAAARERGYVETVYGRRLYLPDIRAGNNQRRQYAERTAINAPMQGTAADLIKLAMIRIDRWLHDNGQPARMIMQVHDELVFELPAERAEAVRAQVTALMTADNPLTVPLEVETGVGLNWDEAH comes from the coding sequence ATGTCCGAATCACCGCTCGTCGTCCTGGTGGACGGCTCGTCCTACCTGTTTCGCGCCTTCCATGCGCTGCCGCCGCTGACCAACTCCCAGGGCCAGCCGACCGGCGTCACCTACGGCGTGATCAACATGCTGCGCCGGCTCGAGCGCGACTACCCGGACGCCCACATCGCGGTGGTGTTCGACGCCAAGGGGCCGACCTTCCGTCACGAGAGCTTTGCCGACTACAAGGCCAACCGCCCGCCGATGCCGCCCGATCTGGCTGTGCAGATCGGCCCGACACAGGAACTGGTGCGGGCGCTCGGCCTGCCGCTGCTGGTGATCGATGGCGTGGAGGCGGACGACGTGATCGGCACCCTGGCCCGGCGCGCGGCCAGTCGCGGCGAGCAGGTGCTGATCTCGACCGCCGACAAGGACCTGGCGCAGCTGGTGGATGGCCGGGTGCGGCTGGTCAACACCATGAGCAACACCGTGCTCGACGTGGCCGGCGTGCGGGAAAAATTCGGCGTGCCGCCGGAGCTGATTGCCGACTTCCTGGCCCTGACCGGCGACACGGTCGACAACATCCCCGGCGTACCCAAGGTCGGCCCCAAGACCGCTGCCAAATGGCTCACCGACTACGGCTCGCTCGACGGCGTGATCGCCCATGCCGGCGACATCGGCGGCAAGGTGGGCGAGAACCTGCGCGCCACGCTGGGGCAGTTGCCGCTGTACCGGGAGCTGGCCACGGTGCGCTGCGACGTGCCGCTGGACATCGATCCGGACAACCTGAACCGCGGCGCGCCGGACGTGGACACGCTGCGCCGGCTGTTCACGCAGCTCGAGTTCAGATCCTGGCTCAAGGAGCTGGACGGCGGCTCGGTGGGTGGGCAGGCGCTTCCCGCCACGGATAAGACCAAGCCGGAGGCGCCCGCCGTTGCGGCCGCGCAGGTGATCGACCGCGAGGCCTACGAAACCGTGCTCGACGAGACGGCGCTCGAGCGCTGGTGCGAACGCCTGGCGGCGGCCGAGGCGTTCAGTTTCGATCTGGAGACCGACCGCCTGGACGCCATCACGGCGCAGATCGTCGGCCTGTCGTTCGCGGTCGCGCCCGGCGAGGCGGCCTACGTGCCGGTCGGCCACGACTACCCGGGCGCAGCGGATCAGCTTGCCCGGGACGCCGTGCTGGCGCGCTTGAAGCCGCTCTTGGAGGCCGAATCGCCGCGCAAGATCGGCCAGGGCTTCAAGTTCGACTACACGGTGCTGGCCCGCTACGGCATCACCCCGGCCGGACCGGCCTTCGACACCATGCTCGAATCCTACGTGCTGGACAGCACCGCCAGCCGCCACGACATGGACACCCTGTCCGCCAAGCATCTTGGCCACGCCACCATCGCCTTCAAGGACGTGGCCGGCAGCGGCAAGAACCAGCTCAGCTTCAACCAGGTGGACATCGAGACCGCCACCCGCTACGCGGCCGAGGATGCCGACGTCACGCTGCGCCTGCACCGGCACTTCTGGCCGCAGATCGAGGCGGAGCCGGCGCTGCGGCGCGTGTTCGAGCAGATCGAAATGCCGCTGCTGCCGGTGCTCTCGCGCATCGAGCGCCACGGCGTGCTGATCGACGCCGCCCTGCTGCGCGCGCAAAGCGGCGAGCTGGCCGCCGCCATGCAGCGCCTGGAGGCCGAGGCCCACGAGCTGGCCGGGCACCCGTTCAACCTGGGCTCGCCGCTGCAGATTCAGCAGGTGTTGTACGAGGAACAGAAACTGCCGGTGCTGGGCCGCACCCCGACCAAGCAGCCGTCCACCGCCGAGGACGTGCTGCACGAGCTCGCCCTGCACTACCCGCTGCCGCGGGTAATCCTGGAGCACCGCGGTTTGTCCAAGCTGCGCTCCACCTACACCGACAAGCTGCCGCAGCAGGTCAACCCGGCCACCGGCCGCGTGCATACCTCGTATCACCAGGCGGTGGCCTCCACCGGCCGGCTGTCGTCGTCGGATCCGAATCTGCAGAACATCCCGGTGCGCACCGCCGAGGGCCGGCGCATCCGCCAGGCCTTCATCGCGCCGCCCGGCTGCGTGCTGCTGTCGGCCGACTACTCGCAGATCGAGCTGCGCATCATGGCTCACCTGTCGGGCGATGAAGGTCTGGTCAAGGCCTTCGCACAGGGCCTGGACGTGCACCGCGCCACGGCGGGCGAAATCTTCGGCCTGGCGCCGGAGGCGGTCGGCAGCGAGCAACGGCGCGCCGCCAAGGCCATCAACTTCGGCCTCATCTACGGCATGTCGGCGTTCGGGCTGGCACAGCAGCTGGGCATCGACCGCGGCGCCGCGCAGCGCTACGTGGACCAGTACTTCGAACGCTACCCCGGCGTGCGCGCCTACATGGACGCCACCCGCGCCGCGGCGCGCGAGCGCGGCTACGTGGAAACCGTCTACGGCCGGCGCCTGTACCTGCCGGACATCCGCGCCGGCAACAACCAGCGCCGCCAGTACGCCGAGCGCACCGCCATCAACGCGCCCATGCAGGGCACGGCCGCCGACCTGATCAAGCTGGCGATGATCCGCATCGACCGCTGGCTGCACGACAATGGCCAGCCGGCGCGCATGATCATGCAGGTGCACGACGAACTGGTGTTCGAACTGCCGGCCGAGCGCGCCGAGGCGGTGCGGGCGCAGGTCACGGCCCTGATGACCGCCGACAATCCGCTGACCGTGCCGCTGGAAGTGGAAACCGGCGTTGGCCTCAACTGGGACGAAGCCCACTGA